The following proteins are encoded in a genomic region of Chryseobacterium cucumeris:
- a CDS encoding winged helix-turn-helix transcriptional regulator, protein MLKIKKVTNEPSCPVDYAFKRIGGKYKGRILWYLHLKTVMRYGELRKTLSDITPKMLTQTVRELEDDGLIHREVYHEVPPKVEYSLTENGTELIPFIDYLRLWGEKQIEKERIKR, encoded by the coding sequence ATGTTAAAAATAAAAAAAGTTACCAATGAGCCATCCTGTCCTGTTGATTATGCCTTTAAACGGATTGGAGGAAAGTACAAAGGCCGTATTTTATGGTATCTTCATCTGAAGACAGTTATGCGGTATGGCGAACTTCGTAAAACCCTTTCTGATATTACTCCTAAAATGCTTACCCAGACTGTCCGGGAGCTGGAAGATGACGGGCTTATCCATAGAGAAGTGTATCACGAAGTTCCTCCTAAGGTAGAATATTCTTTAACGGAAAACGGCACCGAGCTCATTCCTTTTATTGATTATCTGCGGCTATGGGGTGAAAAGCAGATTGAAAAAGAGAGAATAAAAAGGTAA
- a CDS encoding response regulator transcription factor, translating into MKTIPIAIVDDHTLISKALENMITENTQYRVIMNHPNGEEFIAGMEKASELPAVVLMDVNMPYKNGIETTEWLTEHYPDIKVIALTMDDDERILIKMLKAGAKGYLLKDMQPSILFQAIETVFEKGSFYTDFVAQKLLKVKTEEAKNASLLSELRDREKEFIKWACSELTYKEIADKMCLSPKTIDGYRDSVFVKLDIKNRAGLVLFALKHDLC; encoded by the coding sequence ATGAAAACAATTCCCATAGCGATCGTTGATGATCATACCTTAATCTCCAAAGCACTGGAGAATATGATCACAGAAAACACTCAATATCGGGTCATTATGAATCATCCCAACGGAGAAGAATTTATTGCAGGCATGGAAAAAGCTTCTGAATTACCCGCTGTAGTCCTGATGGATGTCAATATGCCTTATAAAAATGGTATAGAAACTACAGAATGGCTTACAGAGCATTATCCTGATATTAAAGTCATTGCCCTTACCATGGATGATGATGAAAGAATATTGATTAAAATGCTGAAAGCAGGCGCTAAAGGCTATCTGCTGAAAGATATGCAGCCTTCCATTCTTTTCCAGGCTATTGAAACGGTATTTGAGAAAGGCAGCTTTTATACTGATTTTGTAGCCCAAAAGCTATTGAAAGTAAAAACAGAGGAAGCGAAAAATGCCTCCCTGCTTTCTGAGCTGAGAGACCGGGAGAAAGAATTTATCAAATGGGCCTGCAGCGAACTTACTTATAAGGAGATTGCTGACAAAATGTGCCTCAGTCCTAAAACCATTGATGGCTACAGAGATTCGGTTTTTGTGAAACTGGATATAAAAAACAGAGCGGGTCTGGTACTTTTTGCTTTGAAGCATGATTTGTGCTGA
- a CDS encoding trypsin-like serine peptidase, whose translation MSKTENNNPMTAEEVLRLRTVKAKSTEKPEAVEKLFKQAPAMETINGRTFPKGMKTIGMPMDEKTAENRALETDHFYPTHADFEYNPKLEPKRDRKPKFIDRDSFLTPENARTIFGVDQRKVYNSTAYPWRCVGRVESSLGSGSGVMIGPRHLLTCSHIVDWQPNNTTGWLKFTPMYYNGSAPYGTAWGTLTYYKYKVAGPSIDSTEIQYDYVVIVLDRPIGNSTGWLGSKSYSDSWDGGAYWTHAGYPGDLTGTQRPTYQTGIALDGDFWSADDNESMSHKADIWPGQSGGPFWGYWDGSPYAVATQSAHNPSDNFASGGSDLVNLVIRARNEHP comes from the coding sequence ATGTCAAAAACCGAAAACAACAACCCAATGACCGCTGAAGAAGTTCTAAGACTTAGAACTGTTAAAGCAAAATCAACTGAAAAACCAGAAGCAGTTGAAAAACTATTTAAGCAGGCTCCCGCTATGGAAACCATTAACGGAAGAACTTTTCCTAAAGGAATGAAAACAATAGGAATGCCTATGGACGAAAAAACAGCAGAAAACCGGGCACTGGAAACCGACCATTTCTATCCTACCCATGCTGATTTTGAGTACAATCCAAAGCTTGAACCGAAAAGAGACCGTAAACCTAAATTTATCGACAGGGATTCTTTCCTGACTCCTGAAAATGCAAGAACCATTTTTGGAGTCGATCAGAGAAAAGTATACAATTCTACAGCCTATCCGTGGAGATGTGTCGGCAGAGTAGAAAGTTCTCTGGGGTCTGGAAGCGGTGTGATGATCGGGCCTAGACACCTTCTTACCTGCTCTCACATTGTAGACTGGCAGCCTAATAATACAACAGGATGGCTGAAATTCACACCCATGTATTACAACGGAAGCGCTCCTTACGGAACTGCCTGGGGTACCTTAACGTATTACAAGTATAAAGTTGCAGGACCTTCTATTGATTCTACAGAGATACAATATGATTATGTGGTAATTGTATTGGACAGACCTATCGGAAACAGCACAGGCTGGTTAGGTTCAAAATCCTATTCAGATTCATGGGACGGTGGTGCCTACTGGACCCACGCAGGATATCCGGGAGACCTTACCGGAACGCAAAGACCTACCTACCAGACAGGTATCGCACTGGATGGAGATTTCTGGAGTGCTGATGACAACGAAAGCATGAGCCATAAAGCAGATATATGGCCTGGACAAAGCGGAGGTCCTTTCTGGGGATATTGGGATGGCTCTCCGTATGCTGTAGCAACCCAAAGCGCACATAATCCAAGCGATAATTTTGCAAGTGGCGGCTCAGATTTAGTCAATCTGGTCATCAGAGCGAGAAATGAACATCCTTAA
- a CDS encoding sensor histidine kinase, producing the protein MEENNLVIIFTITLFIVVLTMVFIYAVFIRKKTTLLIEQKEKDLRFEKELATSQVEMKEQTLNYIGQELHDDLGQKLSVVRLRQNQLITKLQNTEKEDLIELNELLGECIQDIRNLSKTLITEQIIHFGLAESIEREVKRIKKLKLLKIEFITQKQDIDISPKHGLILFRIIQESINNILKHSKAKNVSIHMEDDCEKLHISISDNGRGFDINSNQDGSGLKNMELRAKLIHAELSIQSELNKGTQTLITYHKNLL; encoded by the coding sequence ATGGAAGAGAATAATCTGGTCATCATCTTTACGATTACTTTATTCATCGTTGTTTTGACAATGGTCTTCATCTATGCGGTTTTTATCAGGAAAAAAACAACCCTGCTGATTGAGCAGAAGGAAAAAGATCTTCGGTTTGAAAAGGAACTGGCGACTTCCCAGGTAGAAATGAAAGAACAGACTCTGAATTATATCGGGCAGGAATTACATGATGATCTGGGTCAAAAACTATCCGTAGTCCGCTTACGCCAGAACCAATTGATTACCAAACTCCAAAATACAGAAAAAGAAGATCTCATCGAACTCAATGAATTATTGGGAGAATGTATACAGGATATCAGAAACCTGTCTAAAACATTGATTACTGAACAGATTATTCATTTCGGACTGGCAGAATCCATTGAAAGAGAAGTGAAGAGAATTAAAAAACTGAAATTATTAAAAATAGAATTCATCACACAAAAGCAGGATATTGATATTTCGCCTAAACACGGACTGATCCTTTTCAGAATTATCCAGGAAAGTATCAATAATATTCTGAAACATTCCAAAGCCAAAAATGTTTCCATACACATGGAGGATGACTGTGAAAAATTACATATCAGTATCTCGGACAACGGAAGAGGCTTTGATATCAATAGTAATCAGGACGGCTCAGGATTGAAAAATATGGAACTGAGAGCCAAGCTGATTCATGCTGAACTGTCTATACAATCAGAACTGAATAAAGGAACACAAACTTTGATAACCTATCATAAAAATTTATTATGA
- a CDS encoding LytR/AlgR family response regulator transcription factor, with translation MKINKVLIVEDERPNADRLKRLLLKLRPHIEILSVEDSITSTVHWLENNVVPDVILMDVRLADGLSFEIFNKHEVKSAVIFTTAYDEYAVQAFKYNSVDYLLKPIEEEELDAALKRYETFMEAVPVVGTAIEGLLNYIQPKDYRKRFLIAHRDGYKTVLAEDILYFYTELGISKAMLNTGVVENVPQTLEELEKQLDPKFFFRANRQFIIHINSVKQILNHFNGKLKLELRKQPDMEVIVSREKASVFKSWMDY, from the coding sequence ATGAAGATTAATAAAGTTTTAATCGTTGAAGACGAAAGACCCAATGCAGACAGGTTAAAAAGACTGTTGTTGAAGTTAAGACCCCATATCGAAATTCTGTCTGTGGAAGACTCGATTACCTCAACAGTACACTGGCTGGAAAATAATGTGGTTCCCGATGTTATCCTGATGGATGTAAGACTTGCAGATGGCCTCAGCTTTGAAATATTTAACAAGCATGAAGTTAAAAGTGCCGTCATATTTACAACAGCATACGATGAATATGCTGTACAGGCATTCAAATACAATAGTGTAGATTACCTCCTGAAACCTATTGAAGAAGAAGAGCTGGATGCTGCATTAAAGCGCTATGAAACCTTTATGGAAGCCGTCCCGGTAGTAGGAACAGCCATTGAAGGATTATTAAATTATATCCAGCCGAAAGATTACAGAAAACGTTTTCTCATTGCCCATAGAGATGGATATAAGACCGTGCTGGCAGAAGATATCCTCTATTTTTATACCGAATTGGGAATCAGCAAAGCCATGCTGAATACCGGAGTGGTGGAGAATGTTCCGCAAACCCTGGAAGAGCTTGAAAAACAGCTGGATCCCAAATTCTTTTTCCGCGCTAACAGACAATTTATCATCCACATCAATTCCGTTAAGCAGATTTTAAATCATTTTAATGGAAAACTAAAGCTCGAACTAAGGAAACAGCCTGATATGGAAGTGATTGTAAGCCGGGAAAAAGCTTCCGTTTTCAAATCCTGGATGGATTATTAA
- a CDS encoding caspase domain-containing protein translates to MKKALIVGINDYAPIGYGGPDLNGCVNDARDMANTLVICGFSPAKIKILTNQNATRANILNYLKSMISTSVKGDSLVFYYSGHGTRVANIGSDLELDGLDEAICPHDYANNGVIRDDDFKTVLSKLKAGVNMEVIFDCCYSGTGTRKMDLGLEADLLNETARYIPPMLEDEFYLTYASEMETSKNSKKSTVLTKALVPVTGMNHTLWAAAKDNQVSMEGNISGQIRGYFTYHFCKILRATNGNIVRKTLDKQVAIALAAMGAAQINQTESITGEFSQKIFT, encoded by the coding sequence ATGAAAAAAGCACTTATCGTAGGAATTAATGATTATGCACCCATCGGATACGGAGGTCCGGATCTTAACGGCTGTGTAAATGACGCGAGAGATATGGCCAATACATTGGTGATCTGTGGTTTTAGTCCGGCAAAGATTAAAATCCTGACCAATCAGAATGCTACAAGAGCGAATATATTGAACTATCTGAAATCCATGATCAGCACGAGTGTAAAAGGAGATTCTCTTGTTTTTTATTATTCAGGGCACGGAACCAGAGTGGCCAATATCGGATCGGATCTTGAACTGGATGGTTTGGACGAGGCTATTTGTCCGCATGATTATGCCAATAACGGTGTCATTCGTGATGATGATTTTAAAACCGTTCTCAGCAAGCTAAAAGCCGGAGTAAATATGGAAGTTATCTTCGACTGCTGTTATTCGGGAACAGGAACCAGAAAAATGGATCTGGGGCTGGAAGCTGATCTTCTCAACGAAACTGCCCGCTATATTCCTCCAATGCTTGAGGATGAATTTTATCTCACTTACGCCAGTGAAATGGAAACCTCTAAAAATTCAAAAAAATCAACCGTTCTCACTAAAGCGCTTGTGCCTGTTACCGGAATGAATCATACGTTATGGGCTGCAGCAAAAGACAATCAGGTGTCCATGGAAGGAAATATCAGCGGACAGATACGAGGCTATTTTACGTATCATTTCTGTAAAATATTACGTGCTACCAACGGTAATATTGTAAGAAAAACTCTTGATAAACAGGTTGCCATTGCCTTAGCGGCTATGGGAGCAGCCCAGATCAACCAGACAGAAAGCATCACTGGAGAATTTTCACAAAAAATATTCACTTAA
- a CDS encoding universal stress protein encodes MKTIIVCTDFSHEAENATHYAASMAKENKYRIVLFNLQSVSIHALNAQASADFFYTQTLKNQKKMEDKAAELKRLYTVETQHHLASGNFIEELENCMQIHDCDFIVMGMAEKTLEQKLLGNSVTRAIHRIKKPILIIPAHIEYTGIRKILFAYDTHKSMTWSAMNDIYHFINEFNAEIEVFNVSERLEDFAEVIHDIDLNSGYDLDDIKYSFKMIQSIEVIKAIEEEIKLTSPDLLTMIPYKYNLVESLFHRSKTAIMAYKNKLPLLSIPLNID; translated from the coding sequence ATGAAAACAATAATTGTCTGCACAGATTTTTCCCACGAAGCTGAAAACGCCACTCATTATGCAGCATCTATGGCTAAAGAAAACAAATACAGGATTGTGCTTTTCAATCTTCAATCCGTTTCCATCCATGCCCTGAATGCACAGGCTTCAGCTGATTTTTTCTACACTCAAACGCTTAAAAATCAGAAAAAAATGGAGGATAAGGCGGCGGAGCTTAAAAGATTATATACTGTCGAAACCCAGCATCATCTGGCTTCCGGCAATTTTATTGAAGAGCTTGAAAACTGTATGCAGATTCACGATTGTGATTTTATTGTGATGGGAATGGCTGAAAAAACTCTGGAACAAAAGCTTTTGGGAAACAGTGTAACAAGAGCTATCCACAGAATTAAAAAACCGATACTCATTATTCCCGCACATATAGAATATACAGGAATCAGAAAAATTCTTTTCGCTTATGATACGCACAAAAGCATGACCTGGTCTGCCATGAATGATATTTACCACTTTATTAATGAATTCAACGCTGAGATTGAGGTATTCAATGTAAGTGAAAGATTAGAAGATTTTGCTGAGGTTATTCATGATATTGACCTGAATTCCGGGTACGATCTGGATGATATTAAATACAGCTTTAAAATGATTCAGTCCATTGAAGTCATCAAAGCGATTGAGGAGGAAATAAAACTGACCAGTCCGGATCTTTTAACCATGATTCCTTATAAATACAATCTTGTAGAATCTCTTTTCCATCGAAGCAAAACAGCCATAATGGCCTATAAGAATAAATTACCATTACTATCAATTCCCTTAAACATAGATTAA
- a CDS encoding NADP-dependent oxidoreductase, whose product MKAVIVNEAGGVENLQFTEIDKPVIGNDEVLVKVVSVSINPVDVKSRAYEGVLNWIFEEKRPVILGWDISGEVVETGKSVTDFKPGDEVFGMVNFFGKGNAYAEYVAAPAAHLALKPQNITHQQAAAASMAASTAYQALVDVAGIKKGSRVLVHAASGGVGHFAVQIAKHFGAYVIGISSGKNKEFVLSLGADEHIDYTTENFYEKVQDADIVIDTLQGKALSDSVDIVKENGIIITLPTPEIPEDIALRARQKNVNIEFMMVQSKKETAEAIAGLLKQEALKPFVYKTFPFEDIALAQLEVETSRVAGKVIVNL is encoded by the coding sequence ATGAAAGCTGTTATTGTAAACGAAGCAGGAGGCGTTGAAAATCTTCAATTTACGGAAATAGATAAGCCTGTCATAGGAAATGATGAAGTATTGGTAAAAGTAGTATCGGTAAGCATTAATCCTGTAGATGTAAAGTCCAGAGCATATGAAGGAGTTCTGAACTGGATTTTTGAAGAAAAGAGGCCCGTTATTTTAGGATGGGATATCTCGGGAGAAGTCGTAGAAACCGGGAAAAGTGTAACTGATTTTAAACCGGGAGATGAAGTCTTCGGAATGGTCAATTTTTTTGGAAAAGGAAATGCCTATGCAGAATATGTGGCTGCCCCGGCGGCTCATCTGGCATTAAAGCCTCAAAACATTACCCATCAGCAGGCTGCCGCGGCCTCAATGGCTGCTTCAACGGCATATCAGGCATTGGTAGATGTTGCCGGAATTAAAAAAGGAAGCAGGGTTCTGGTCCATGCCGCTTCAGGTGGTGTCGGCCATTTTGCTGTTCAGATTGCGAAGCATTTCGGAGCGTATGTTATCGGTATATCATCCGGTAAAAATAAAGAATTTGTTTTGTCGCTTGGGGCTGATGAACATATTGATTATACAACGGAAAACTTTTATGAAAAGGTGCAGGATGCAGATATCGTCATTGATACCCTTCAGGGAAAAGCTTTGTCGGATTCGGTAGATATTGTAAAAGAGAATGGTATTATTATAACACTTCCGACGCCTGAGATTCCTGAGGATATTGCATTGAGAGCCAGGCAGAAAAATGTGAATATTGAGTTTATGATGGTACAGTCTAAAAAAGAAACTGCAGAAGCAATTGCGGGCTTATTGAAGCAGGAAGCATTGAAACCATTTGTTTATAAAACTTTCCCGTTTGAAGACATAGCACTGGCACAGCTGGAGGTTGAGACCAGCCGCGTTGCAGGAAAAGTAATAGTAAATCTGTAA
- a CDS encoding sensor histidine kinase: MNRISAIRKKIVRNKKILSTMKRRLVIWALAVVTFCVFSYLIDPFDPVWKGYLDAPLKMIMEDATWIVFFSIIISEVSIFIDRTLNKWLPWRNRTVKRLFIQCLLQIVGSVLIVIIINAIVDGTSVTLPEMDSRKEYTLLGQWIATNIVISLIISAFNTVDYLLENWKKTAVEAAQHKLRASKHKQAAMAAELQALKLQIDPHFIFNNLSVLSELILEDQQLGYDYSEKFARVYRYLLVNSKKDIIAVEEELKFLESYIFLIEKRIGEGVIFKIDIQEEYRSRFTLPLSLQLLVENAIKHNQTSKVNPLEIHVYTNPEGELVVSNTFLPLINKPDSSGVGLTNIVARYEILGYPKPVIEKTEDKFIVKLPLI, from the coding sequence ATGAACAGGATTTCTGCCATCAGGAAAAAAATAGTACGGAATAAGAAGATTCTTTCCACCATGAAAAGAAGGCTGGTGATCTGGGCGTTAGCAGTGGTCACTTTCTGTGTTTTTTCCTATCTTATTGATCCCTTTGATCCCGTTTGGAAAGGCTACCTAGATGCTCCTTTAAAAATGATTATGGAAGACGCCACATGGATTGTCTTTTTTTCCATCATCATTTCTGAGGTAAGTATATTTATAGACAGGACGCTCAATAAGTGGCTTCCCTGGAGAAACAGGACCGTAAAGCGATTATTTATTCAGTGTTTGCTTCAGATCGTGGGAAGTGTTTTGATTGTGATTATTATTAATGCAATCGTGGATGGCACTTCAGTTACATTACCTGAAATGGATTCTCGTAAAGAATATACACTTCTGGGACAATGGATCGCTACTAATATTGTCATATCATTGATTATCAGTGCTTTTAATACCGTTGATTATTTATTGGAAAACTGGAAAAAAACAGCAGTAGAAGCTGCCCAGCACAAACTGAGGGCATCAAAACACAAGCAGGCTGCAATGGCGGCAGAACTTCAGGCACTTAAGCTTCAGATAGACCCGCATTTTATTTTCAATAACTTAAGTGTGTTGTCAGAACTTATCCTTGAAGATCAGCAGTTGGGGTATGATTATTCTGAGAAATTTGCGAGAGTATACAGATACTTATTGGTGAATTCCAAAAAAGACATTATCGCCGTAGAAGAGGAACTCAAATTTTTAGAATCCTATATCTTTTTGATTGAAAAAAGAATTGGGGAAGGCGTTATATTCAAAATAGATATTCAGGAAGAGTACAGATCCAGATTTACCCTTCCGCTGTCTTTACAGTTGCTGGTTGAAAATGCTATCAAGCATAATCAGACATCCAAAGTAAACCCTCTGGAAATTCACGTTTATACAAACCCTGAAGGAGAGCTGGTAGTCTCCAACACATTTCTGCCTTTAATCAACAAACCGGATTCCTCAGGAGTAGGGCTTACCAATATCGTTGCACGATATGAAATCTTAGGATATCCTAAACCTGTGATTGAAAAAACAGAAGATAAATTTATAGTAAAACTCCCATTGATATGA